One segment of Pseudanabaena sp. PCC 6802 DNA contains the following:
- a CDS encoding cryptochrome/photolyase family protein: MPQTATLESNHSLTIVWHRRDLRIDDNPALHAASQQGAIVVGIFIFDPAILKSMETGGGKVDFMLGCLRELQANYQQLGSDLLCFYGEPVQTLRQVAEAFQVKQVFFNCDIEPYARQRDGAARDALKGIGVELKGFIDIGLHDPAAIATNSGEPYKVYTPFWRNWISLPKPHPYGGTHPVGNRPPRMDKIANLGNYDRACQQAGAIALPTLSELGFSHNQILPKSGESAAQSLLDAFCDSNLILRYKEARDIPSQAGTSMLSPHLRFGTIGIRRVWQSAIAATDRVRSEEEANGIQTWQQELAWREFYQNVLFHFPELAIGAYRPQMQRFEWDDNRAYFAAWCEGRTGYPIVDAAMRQLNQTGWMHNRCRMIVASFLTKDLLLNWQWGELYFMQQLVDGDLAANNGGWQWSASSGMDTKPLRIFNPMTQARKYDPEAEYILQWLPELQGLTTAELLSGNIPPHQCRKHNYPTPIVAHDTQQRIFKSRYQAAKDV, from the coding sequence ATGCCTCAAACTGCAACATTAGAATCCAACCATAGCCTTACAATTGTTTGGCATCGACGCGATCTGCGGATTGACGATAACCCTGCCCTCCATGCTGCCTCGCAGCAAGGCGCTATAGTAGTTGGCATATTTATCTTCGATCCGGCCATCCTTAAAAGTATGGAAACGGGTGGCGGTAAAGTGGATTTTATGTTGGGTTGTCTGCGGGAATTGCAGGCTAACTATCAGCAGCTAGGCAGCGATCTGCTGTGTTTTTATGGCGAACCAGTTCAAACTCTACGACAAGTAGCTGAAGCATTCCAGGTGAAGCAGGTATTTTTTAACTGCGATATCGAGCCCTATGCCCGTCAAAGGGATGGGGCTGCCCGCGATGCTCTTAAAGGGATTGGCGTTGAGTTGAAAGGCTTTATCGACATTGGCTTGCACGATCCGGCCGCGATCGCGACCAATTCCGGCGAACCATATAAAGTCTATACTCCCTTCTGGCGTAATTGGATAAGTTTACCCAAACCCCATCCTTACGGCGGTACGCATCCCGTAGGGAATCGCCCCCCTCGAATGGATAAAATTGCAAATCTCGGCAATTACGATCGCGCCTGCCAACAAGCTGGAGCGATCGCTCTACCTACTCTATCGGAGTTGGGTTTTAGCCACAATCAAATTCTACCGAAATCTGGCGAGAGCGCTGCCCAATCGCTCCTCGATGCTTTCTGCGATTCCAATCTCATCCTGCGTTACAAAGAAGCGAGAGATATCCCATCCCAAGCTGGCACATCTATGCTGAGTCCGCATCTGCGCTTCGGCACGATTGGAATTCGGCGGGTGTGGCAAAGCGCGATCGCTGCTACCGACCGCGTCCGCAGTGAAGAAGAAGCGAACGGCATCCAAACCTGGCAGCAGGAACTTGCCTGGCGCGAGTTCTATCAAAACGTGCTATTTCACTTTCCCGAACTGGCGATCGGTGCCTATCGTCCTCAGATGCAACGCTTTGAGTGGGATGATAATAGGGCATATTTTGCTGCCTGGTGCGAGGGGCGTACGGGATATCCTATTGTCGATGCCGCCATGCGACAACTGAATCAAACTGGTTGGATGCACAATCGCTGTCGTATGATTGTGGCTAGCTTCTTAACTAAGGATCTATTGCTAAATTGGCAGTGGGGAGAACTATATTTCATGCAGCAGCTTGTGGATGGCGATCTTGCTGCCAATAATGGTGGCTGGCAATGGAGTGCTTCTAGCGGGATGGATACAAAACCATTGCGGATTTTCAACCCCATGACGCAGGCGCGCAAATACGATCCTGAAGCCGAGTATATTTTGCAGTGGTTGCCCGAACTCCAAGGTTTAACCACAGCCGAGTTACTCAGTGGAAATATCCCCCCCCATCAATGCCGAAAGCACAACTATCCCACACCCATAGTCGCGCATGACACCCAGCAAAGAATATTCAAATCGCGCTATCAGGCGGCTAAAGATGTATAG